The following proteins come from a genomic window of Lachnoclostridium phytofermentans ISDg:
- the hpt gene encoding hypoxanthine phosphoribosyltransferase, which produces MAENIKVLISEEEISKKIKELGEEISKEYAGKTLHLICVLKGGVFFMTELSKHITIPVTIDFMSVSSYGDSTVSSGRVRILKDLDESIDGRDVLVVEDIIDSGRTLAYLLDLLKNRQPNSLKLCTLLDKPSRREVDVNVDYTGFQIPDDFVVGYGLDYAQIYRNLPYIGVVQSE; this is translated from the coding sequence ATGGCAGAAAATATAAAAGTACTCATATCAGAAGAGGAAATAAGCAAGAAAATTAAAGAACTTGGTGAAGAGATTAGTAAAGAGTATGCAGGAAAGACTCTACATTTAATTTGTGTATTAAAGGGTGGTGTGTTCTTTATGACAGAACTCTCTAAGCACATCACAATACCAGTAACAATTGACTTCATGTCTGTGTCCAGCTACGGTGATTCTACGGTTAGCTCTGGACGTGTTAGAATTTTAAAAGATTTAGACGAAAGTATTGATGGTCGTGATGTTCTTGTAGTAGAGGATATCATTGATTCCGGAAGAACTTTAGCTTATTTATTAGATTTATTAAAAAACCGCCAACCAAACAGCTTAAAACTTTGCACGCTTTTAGATAAGCCTAGCAGAAGAGAGGTTGACGTTAATGTGGATTATACGGGCTTTCAGATTCCAGATGATTTTGTAGTTGGTTACGGACTGGATTATGCCCAGATTTATAGAAATCTTCCATACATTGGAGTGGTTCAATCAGAATAA
- a CDS encoding SpoIIE family protein phosphatase, translating to MKKRRSWLLPLAGVVVALVTFFNASPNVVARYLIIATIVIILIGIAAVIVGLLQGSGSVDNGESYVKDEFQNTARKKLEGISGSIHKLASSFDYMASPKTVLNTEDMQLVLEDISTNLCKNCKKCGVCWERNFNQSYQATWNLLETAKGKGNVTVDDMPDMLRLQCIQVPEFVEEANRNLSMARLKMVWHNRIVESREAVAGQLGEIARIVKDFSGNLCDTGEVIELKRRKINQKLRVHRIKVQRVLMFERENRGMELHLRARCKNGRCLTTKEAAILIGNALERRFVPREDSRNVIGREYDDYVFCEDANFKVLTGVSRASKKKGELNGDNFSFLYPDSQDVVMMLSDGMGSGSEAYEESEMVIELLEQFLEAGFREEPAIKLINSVLVLRTENCMSSTVDLCVVNLCAGTCEFVKIGAATTFIKRDHFVETISSNSMPAGILNRVDYDTKSKKLYDGDYVIMVSDGVIDCVEEEDKEGYFINFIKNIPFKSPQEIANAILSAALEKHGYVPADDMTVLVTGIWKK from the coding sequence ATGAAGAAGAGAAGAAGCTGGTTATTGCCATTGGCAGGAGTTGTTGTTGCGTTAGTTACTTTTTTTAATGCAAGTCCGAATGTTGTAGCAAGATATCTGATTATAGCTACCATCGTTATCATATTGATAGGAATCGCGGCAGTGATTGTTGGCTTGCTGCAAGGCAGTGGTTCGGTTGACAATGGAGAGAGTTATGTAAAAGATGAATTTCAAAACACAGCACGAAAGAAATTGGAGGGTATTTCTGGGTCTATTCATAAATTGGCGTCAAGCTTTGATTATATGGCATCCCCCAAGACGGTACTAAATACAGAGGACATGCAGTTGGTACTCGAGGACATTAGTACAAACCTCTGTAAAAATTGTAAAAAATGTGGAGTATGTTGGGAAAGAAATTTTAATCAAAGTTATCAAGCAACATGGAATCTACTTGAGACCGCGAAAGGGAAAGGAAATGTAACTGTAGATGATATGCCTGATATGCTAAGACTTCAATGTATTCAGGTTCCTGAATTTGTGGAGGAGGCAAACCGTAATCTTAGTATGGCTCGCCTAAAGATGGTTTGGCACAACCGCATTGTTGAGAGTAGGGAAGCGGTAGCTGGGCAGCTTGGGGAGATTGCAAGAATTGTGAAAGACTTCTCTGGAAACCTATGCGACACCGGTGAAGTAATAGAGTTAAAACGAAGAAAAATAAATCAAAAACTTCGTGTACATAGAATTAAAGTGCAGCGGGTCTTGATGTTTGAACGGGAAAATCGAGGAATGGAGCTGCATTTAAGAGCAAGATGCAAAAACGGCAGGTGCCTGACAACGAAGGAAGCAGCGATCTTAATTGGGAATGCTTTAGAAAGGAGGTTTGTGCCTAGAGAGGATTCAAGGAATGTCATTGGGCGAGAATACGATGATTATGTCTTTTGTGAAGATGCTAATTTTAAGGTATTAACAGGTGTATCCAGAGCGTCAAAGAAAAAAGGTGAATTAAACGGAGATAATTTTTCTTTTCTCTATCCAGATAGCCAGGATGTTGTAATGATGCTATCAGATGGTATGGGGAGTGGAAGCGAAGCTTATGAAGAAAGTGAAATGGTAATTGAATTATTGGAGCAGTTCTTAGAAGCAGGGTTTCGGGAAGAACCCGCAATTAAGCTTATCAACTCTGTCCTTGTTTTGCGCACCGAAAATTGCATGTCTTCCACAGTTGATTTATGTGTCGTTAACTTATGTGCGGGGACATGCGAATTTGTAAAAATCGGAGCAGCCACCACTTTTATTAAGAGGGATCATTTTGTTGAGACCATAAGTTCGAACAGTATGCCTGCAGGAATTTTAAATCGAGTTGACTATGATACTAAGAGCAAAAAGCTTTATGATGGTGATTATGTTATCATGGTATCAGATGGGGTGATTGATTGTGTTGAAGAGGAGGACAAAGAAGGGTATTTCATAAATTTTATAAAAAATATTCCTTTTAAGTCACCACAGGAAATTGCAAATGCAATTTTATCTGCTGCGCTAGAAAAGCATGGTTATGTGCCAGCAGATGATATGACTGTCTTAGTTACTGGTATTTGGAAAAAGTAA
- a CDS encoding GNAT family N-acetyltransferase, whose protein sequence is MENNIKIQLRPYQTSDCKEMSELFYQTVHNVTVKDYSLEQRMAWANGNVNLMVWDESFQSHYTLVATDGTLVLGFSDIDATGYLDRLYVHKDYQGIGIATMLCDALEAYYFSNGSEKITTHASITAKPFFHKRGYQIVKEQQVIRGGISLTNYVMALEKENF, encoded by the coding sequence ATGGAGAATAATATAAAAATTCAACTGCGTCCTTATCAGACAAGTGATTGTAAGGAAATGTCAGAACTATTCTATCAAACTGTACACAACGTAACTGTAAAGGACTACTCTCTTGAACAAAGGATGGCTTGGGCTAATGGAAATGTAAATCTTATGGTATGGGATGAATCTTTCCAAAGCCATTATACTTTAGTTGCTACAGATGGAACCTTAGTTCTTGGATTTTCGGATATTGATGCCACCGGATATCTTGATCGCCTTTATGTTCATAAAGATTACCAAGGGATTGGAATAGCGACTATGTTATGTGATGCCTTAGAAGCTTATTACTTCTCAAATGGAAGTGAGAAGATAACCACGCATGCTTCTATTACTGCGAAACCTTTCTTTCATAAACGGGGTTATCAAATTGTGAAAGAGCAACAGGTGATAAGAGGGGGAATTTCTCTTACTAATTATGTTATGGCATTAGAGAAAGAGAATTTTTAG
- the tilS gene encoding tRNA lysidine(34) synthetase TilS: MLKKVENFIKDQGMLSPFDTVIVGVSGGADSICLLTCLHRLREQYHLNLYAVHVNHMLRGMEADEDEAFVQSMCNSLSIPLHCVREDVKRIAELSGTTIEEAGRNLRYLSFEQECERVKAHKIAVAHNRNDNAETVLFHLFRGTGLTGMTGIPKKRGQIIRPLLCVTREEIETFLFNEHIFYRIDSTNLSNDYTRNKIRLSILPIATNEINERAVEHITSLSDQLLEVANYLDQVTEREFKRIATLSQESVTLDLREFTAIEDLIKREILRKAIKLISGLKDIESIHLVDGVNLCKCQVGKEIHLPNHIIVKRGYNTIIVFDSLKHSDKNDMIRNNQLDEIPLTIKKEDSVTNLCCHPNSQDCDGMEIFMKNGTVQLVDFLGKRLEIRVFPYENSLTIPKNSYTKWYDYDKIRNAVVIRTRREGDFLMIHPQGKTKSLKSLLVDQKIPREERDKIPLVTCDSHVLWAVGVRSSEAYRIDKDTNWVLSITTDR, encoded by the coding sequence ATGTTAAAGAAAGTGGAGAACTTTATAAAAGATCAAGGGATGCTCTCGCCTTTTGATACTGTTATCGTAGGGGTATCTGGAGGTGCGGATTCGATATGCCTTTTAACTTGCCTTCATAGGTTGCGTGAACAGTATCATCTAAACCTGTATGCAGTTCATGTAAATCATATGTTGCGTGGGATGGAAGCGGATGAAGATGAGGCATTTGTTCAATCTATGTGTAACAGTTTATCCATACCTCTTCATTGTGTTCGTGAGGATGTTAAGCGCATAGCAGAGCTTTCTGGAACTACGATAGAGGAAGCAGGAAGAAATTTGAGATACCTTAGCTTCGAACAGGAATGTGAACGTGTGAAAGCTCATAAAATAGCGGTAGCGCATAATCGTAATGATAACGCAGAAACGGTGTTATTTCATCTGTTCCGTGGAACGGGTTTAACTGGTATGACAGGGATTCCGAAGAAGCGTGGTCAGATTATACGACCGCTTCTTTGCGTTACAAGAGAAGAAATTGAAACATTTCTTTTCAATGAGCATATCTTTTATCGTATAGACAGCACGAACTTATCAAATGATTACACAAGGAATAAAATAAGACTTAGTATTCTTCCGATTGCAACAAATGAAATCAATGAAAGAGCGGTAGAGCACATCACATCTTTATCAGACCAATTATTAGAGGTTGCAAACTACTTAGACCAAGTGACAGAGAGGGAATTTAAACGGATTGCTACTTTATCACAAGAGAGCGTAACGTTAGACTTAAGGGAATTTACTGCTATTGAGGATTTAATAAAGCGTGAAATCCTTCGCAAAGCAATCAAATTAATTAGTGGGCTTAAAGATATTGAGTCCATTCACCTCGTGGACGGAGTGAATTTGTGTAAATGCCAAGTTGGTAAGGAAATTCATTTGCCAAATCATATTATTGTTAAGCGAGGGTATAATACAATTATAGTTTTTGATAGTCTGAAACACTCGGATAAAAATGATATGATTAGGAATAACCAACTAGACGAAATTCCTCTTACAATTAAAAAAGAGGATAGTGTCACGAATTTGTGCTGTCACCCAAATTCGCAGGATTGTGACGGAATGGAGATTTTCATGAAAAATGGTACCGTTCAATTGGTAGATTTTTTGGGAAAACGCCTTGAAATAAGGGTGTTTCCATATGAGAATTCTTTGACTATTCCAAAAAATAGCTATACGAAATGGTATGATTATGATAAAATAAGAAATGCTGTTGTTATAAGAACAAGACGAGAGGGCGATTTTCTTATGATTCATCCACAGGGAAAAACAAAAAGTTTAAAATCTTTGTTGGTTGATCAGAAAATTCCGCGGGAAGAACGTGATAAAATACCCCTAGTAACATGTGATAGTCATGTACTTTGGGCAGTGGGTGTTCGCTCAAGCGAGGCTTATCGTATAGATAAGGATACGAACTGGGTGTTATCCATTACCACAGACAGGTAG
- the ftsH gene encoding ATP-dependent zinc metalloprotease FtsH has protein sequence MKKSMRGYGFYVIILLIIVSAVYLSESFASNSSVKHSYADYIADLQSGSVASVDIFQNQEAPTGRVKVNLSDGKNYTIYITSAATAEADAAANGVASYVHDIEKPSWFLTSVLPYLIGFVIIILMFSFLTSQVNGGGGGNNKVMNFGKSRAKMTMDEGKNTTFKNVAGLAEEKEELKEIVDFLKNPKKFIQVGARIPKGVLLEGPPGTGKTLLAKAVAGEAGVPFFSISGSDFVEMFVGVGASRVRDLFSEAKKNNPCIIFIDEIDAVARRRGTGMGGGHDEREQTLNQLLVEMDGFGANEGIIVMAATNRVDILDPAILRPGRFDRKVLVGRPDVKGREEILAVHAKNKPLGDDVDLKQVAQTTAGFTGADLENLLNEAAISAAKDDRSFILGEDIKKSFIKVGIGTEKKSRVISDKEKKITAYHEAGHAILFHVLPDVGPVYTVSIIPTGGAAGYTMPLPEKDEMFNTRGKMRQDIIVSLGGRIAEELIFDDITTGASQDIKVATKTARSMVTRYGFTDSIGMVNYENDDEEVFIGRDLAHTKNMSEAVASKIDEEVKKIIDDCYKEAKRILTENMHVLHSCADRLIEKERITREEFESLFEVPEVV, from the coding sequence TTGAAAAAGTCGATGAGGGGATATGGCTTTTACGTTATTATCCTACTAATTATTGTCTCAGCAGTCTATTTATCTGAGAGTTTCGCTAGCAATAGCTCTGTAAAACACAGCTATGCGGATTATATAGCTGATTTACAAAGCGGTTCTGTAGCCTCTGTAGATATTTTTCAGAATCAAGAGGCGCCAACCGGTCGTGTTAAGGTGAATTTGTCAGATGGAAAAAACTATACCATCTATATAACGAGTGCAGCAACAGCGGAAGCGGATGCTGCAGCAAATGGTGTTGCTTCTTACGTGCATGATATTGAGAAACCAAGTTGGTTTTTAACAAGTGTACTGCCTTACTTAATTGGTTTTGTAATTATTATTTTAATGTTTTCTTTCCTAACCAGCCAAGTTAATGGTGGCGGTGGCGGTAATAACAAGGTGATGAACTTTGGAAAGAGCCGTGCTAAGATGACGATGGATGAAGGGAAAAATACAACCTTTAAGAATGTTGCAGGTCTGGCGGAAGAAAAAGAAGAGCTAAAAGAAATCGTTGATTTCCTAAAGAATCCTAAGAAATTCATTCAGGTGGGAGCTCGTATCCCTAAGGGTGTTTTACTTGAGGGACCTCCTGGTACTGGTAAGACATTACTTGCAAAGGCAGTAGCGGGTGAAGCAGGAGTACCATTCTTCTCTATTTCCGGTTCTGACTTCGTAGAAATGTTTGTCGGTGTTGGTGCATCCCGTGTTCGTGACTTATTCTCAGAAGCAAAGAAAAACAATCCTTGTATTATTTTCATTGATGAGATTGATGCTGTTGCCAGAAGAAGAGGTACTGGTATGGGCGGCGGGCACGACGAAAGAGAGCAGACCTTAAATCAGTTACTTGTTGAGATGGACGGTTTTGGTGCTAATGAAGGCATTATCGTTATGGCAGCTACTAACCGTGTTGATATCCTTGACCCAGCGATTTTACGTCCAGGACGTTTTGACCGTAAGGTATTAGTGGGTAGACCGGATGTGAAGGGTAGAGAAGAAATTCTTGCTGTTCATGCAAAGAATAAACCACTTGGTGATGATGTTGACTTAAAACAGGTGGCTCAGACAACAGCAGGATTTACCGGTGCTGATCTTGAGAACTTATTAAATGAAGCAGCGATTAGTGCTGCAAAAGATGATAGAAGCTTTATCCTTGGTGAGGATATTAAGAAATCCTTTATCAAAGTCGGAATTGGTACAGAGAAAAAGAGCCGTGTAATTTCTGACAAAGAGAAGAAAATTACTGCTTATCATGAAGCAGGTCATGCGATTCTTTTCCATGTCCTACCTGATGTTGGACCTGTTTATACAGTATCCATTATTCCAACAGGTGGAGCAGCAGGTTATACGATGCCGCTTCCAGAAAAAGATGAGATGTTTAATACCCGTGGAAAGATGCGTCAAGATATTATTGTAAGTCTCGGTGGTAGAATTGCGGAAGAATTAATTTTTGACGATATCACTACAGGTGCATCACAAGATATTAAGGTGGCAACAAAGACTGCTCGTAGCATGGTTACTCGCTATGGTTTCACTGATAGTATTGGTATGGTGAACTATGAGAATGACGATGAAGAAGTATTTATCGGAAGAGATCTAGCACATACAAAGAATATGAGTGAAGCAGTTGCAAGTAAGATTGATGAAGAAGTTAAGAAAATCATTGATGACTGCTATAAAGAAGCAAAACGAATTCTTACAGAGAATATGCATGTACTTCATTCCTGCGCTGATCGCTTGATTGAAAAAGAGCGTATTACAAGAGAAGAGTTTGAATCTTTATTTGAAGTGCCTGAGGTAGTATAA